In the Choloepus didactylus isolate mChoDid1 chromosome 5, mChoDid1.pri, whole genome shotgun sequence genome, one interval contains:
- the LOC119534714 gene encoding olfactory receptor 6V1-like: MSNYSIVSDFVLLGFSHLHEFQSLLFAFILLIYMVTMLGNLAIITITCLDFRLHSPMYFFLCNFSLMEMLVTSTVVPRMLADLLSTHKTMSLAECLTQSFFYFSMGSTTFLILTVMAFDRYVAICFPLQYPTIMNGPVCVKLVVACWAIGFLSIISPTLQKTRLWFCGPNVIDHYFCDSAPLLKLSCSDTHHIERMDFFLSLFFVLTTMLLIVVSYILIVTAVLRIPSSSGRQKAFSTCVSHLTVVVLGYGSAIFIYVRPGKGHSIRLNKMVALMTAVVTPFLNPFIFTFWNEKVKEVIKDFTKKILLGNPAVHR, from the coding sequence ATGAGTAACTACAGCATTGTCAGTGattttgtgcttcttggattttcTCATCTTCATGAGTTCCAGAGCCTCCTGTTTGCTTTCATCCTATTGATATACATGGTGACAATGCTGGGGAACCTGGCCATTATCACCATTACGTGTCTTGACTTTCGCCTCCActcccccatgtacttcttcctctgcaACTTCTCCCTCATGGAGATGCTGGTCACCTCTACAGTAGTTCCGAGGATGCTGGCAGACCTGCTTTCCACTCACAAGACTATGTCCCTGGCTGAGTGCCTGACCCAGTCTTTCTTTTACTTCTCCATGGGCTCCACCACCTTCCTTATCCTCACAGTCATGGCCTTTGATCGCTATGTAGCCATCTGTTTCCCTCTCCAGTACCCAACCATCATGAATGGTCCAGTCTGTGTGAagctggtggtggcttgctgggcGATAGGATTCCTCTCCATCATTTCTCCCACTCTGCAGAAAACACGGCTCTGGTTCTGTGGTCCCAATGTCATTGACCACTACTTCTGTGACTCTGCGCCACTCCTCAAGCTTTCCTGCTCAGATACCCACCACATTGAGCGTATGGACTTTTTCCTCTCCTTGTTCTTTGTGCTGACCACCATGCTGCTTATTGTGGTCTCCTACATCCTCATTGTGACTGCAGTGCTGCGCATCCCCTCCTCCTCTGGGCGTCAGAAGGCCTTTTCCACCTGTGTTTCCCACCTCACTGTGGTGGTTCTGGGATATGGCAGTGCCATTTTCATCTATGTGAGGCCAGGCAAGGGACACTCCATACGCCTCAACAAGATGGTGGCCTTGATGACTGCAGTGGTGACCCCTTTTCTTAACCCTTTCATCTTCACTTTTTGGAATGAGAAGGTCAAGGAGGTCATTAAGGATTTTACCAAGAAGATTCTCCTTGGAAACCCAGCAGTCCACAGATGA